In Capsicum annuum cultivar UCD-10X-F1 chromosome 7, UCD10Xv1.1, whole genome shotgun sequence, one genomic interval encodes:
- the LOC107878316 gene encoding external alternative NAD(P)H-ubiquinone oxidoreductase B3, mitochondrial, giving the protein MRGYSSFQRASRAFNDYPHLPKLLVLFTVSGGGLATVCHTAFADAGQDDLKKKKVVVLGTGWAGTSFLKNLKDPSYSVQVVSPRNYFAFTPLLPSVTCGTIEARSIVEPIRNIIKKKNFDADFKEAECYRIDTVNKKVHCKTTQPSHLGGGIEEFTVDYDYLVIAMGARANTFNTPGVVENAHFLKEVEDAQRIRRTVLDCFERASLPSISEDERKRILHFVVVGGGPAGVEFAAELHDFVKEDLAKLYPALKQYVKITLLEAGDHILNMFDQRITAFAEEKFGRDGIVLKTGSMVVKVSDREISTKERSTGQTVTIPYGMCVWATGIGSRPVVMDFMKQIGQTNRRVLATDEWLRVEGCNEVYALGDCATINQRSVMEDIAIIFSKADKNNSGTLRMDDFKEVIQDICERYPQVDLYLKKKQLKNFNALLMNSEDHAEINIEKFKKLLAEVDSQMKNLPATAQVAAQQGSYLADCFNRVTVCEATPEGPLRFRGTGRHRFHPFRYRHLGQFAPLGGEQTAAQLPGDWVSIGHSTQWLWYSVYASKLVSWRTRVLVVSDWIRRSAFGRDSSRI; this is encoded by the exons ATGCGTGGGTATAGTTCTTTCCAGAGAGCCTCCAGGGCTTTCAATGACTATCCTCATCTTCCTAAATTACTTGTTCTTTTCACTGTTAG TGGTGGAGGGCTAGCTACTGTATGTCACACTGCATTTGCTGATGCAGGTCAAGATGATCTTAAGAAGAAGAAAGTGGTAGTGCTTGGAACAGGCTGGGCAGGAACAAGTTTTCTTAAGAATTTGAAAGACCCCTCATATTCTGTCCAGGTCGTGTCTCCTCGTAACTATTTTGCCTTCACTCCTCTGTTACCTAGTGTTACCTGTGGCACAATCGAAGCAAGGAGCATCGTAGAACCAATTCGTAACATTATCAAAAAG AAAAACTTCGATGCTGATTTCAAGGAAGCTGAGTGTTACAGGATTGACACAGTAAACAAGAAAGTTCACTGTAAAACAACCCAACCAAGTCATTTGGGTGGTGGTATAGAAGAATTTACCGTAGATTATGACTACCTGGTGATTGCTATGGGAGCTAGAGCAAATACTTTCAACACCCCTGGTGTTGTGGAGAATGCTCACTTTCTAAAG GAAGTTGAAGATGCTCAGAGAATTCGTAGGACCGTGTTAGATTGTTTCGAGAGGGCAAGCCTTCCAAGCATAAGTGAAGATGAGAGGAAGAGAATTCTTCATTTTGTGGTTGTTGGAGGTGGTCCAGCaggtgtggagtttgctgcaGAGCTTCATGATTTTGTGAAAGAGGATCTCGCCAAGTTGTATCCTGCACTTAAACAATATGTCAAGATAACACTCCTTGAGGCTGgggatcatatactgaacat GTTTGACCAAAGAATTACGGCGTTTGCTGAGGAAAAATTTGGGAGAGATGGTATTGTCCTGAAAACTGGATCAATGGTGGTGAAAGTAAGTGACCGTGAAATATCAACCAAAGAGAGAAGCACTGGCCAAACTGTTACCATACCATATGGAATGTGTGTCTGGGCCACTGGCATTGGATCTCGCCCTGttgttatggattttatgaaacAAATCGGTCAG ACAAACAGGCGAGTATTAGCAACAGATGAATGGCTCCGAGTTGAAGGGTGCAATGAGGTTTATGCTCTTGGTGATTGTGCCACAATAAACCAACGCAGTGTCATG GAAGATATTGCAATCATATTTAGCAAGGCAGACAAGAACAATTCCGGTACTCTAAGAatggatgattttaaagaagtaatCCAAGACATATGTGAGAGGTACCCTCAAGTGGATCTTTATCTGAAGAAAAAGCAGTTGAAAAATTTTAATGCTTTACTAATGAACTCGGAAGACCATGCTGAAATTAACATCGAAAAGTTCAAGAAACTACTTGCCGAAGTAGACTCCCAGATGAAAAATCTTCCTGCTACTGCACAG GTTGCAGCTCAACAAGGTAGCTACCTCGCTGACTGTTTCAATCGCGTGACTGTATGTGAAGCAACTCCAGAAGGTCCACTAAGATTCAGAGGAACAGGGCGTCATCGCTTCCATCCATTTAG GTATAGGCATTTGGGGCAATTTGCACCTTTGGGTGGGGAACAGACTGCAGCTCAACTCCCTGGAGACTGGGTTTCAATAGGTCACAGTACTCAGTGGCTCTGGTATTCAGTATATGCAAG CAAGCTAGTCAGCTGGCGTACAAGGGTGCTGGTGGTATCTGATTGGATAAGGCGTTCGGCGTTTGGGAGGGATTCTAGCAGAATCTGA
- the LOC107878315 gene encoding uncharacterized protein LOC107878315, which produces MSVLQYPEGINPADVQIWNNAAFDNGDSADFSSLKRSWLSDSFESDLSTKENQTPSFNNSSVNLSSSSIPFKPLHPNGALENSRIKTKKAISKSGKDNDLRDEKKIDEEIEEIEREISRLNSKLEALRIEKAEKSFKIVEKKGRVVAAKFMEPKMSVVKIAESSSMSAKTKVQSRRGVSLGPSEIFVGTRRGLSMGPSEIFAGTKGGKLGKQEMITPIQPIQNRRKSCFWKLQEIEEERGKSSSSLSPKSRKAAAKTIASSRQAVTTIASKKNLKKDDAFLNSVQPKKLFKDGEKSVPASKKPQRPGRVVASRYNQSTNQSSVVRKRSLPENDKDEIKRNEKKRSLSVGKARVSQTENKNLGTESRVKKRWEIPSEIVVLASTESEKSPLSITVKPDLLPRIRIARCTANETPRDSGPAKRVMDLIGKKSFFSNDEDKEPSVCQVLSFAEDDVEEE; this is translated from the coding sequence atgagtgTTCTACAATACCCAGAAGGGATTAATCCAGCAGATGTACAGATATGGAATAATGCTGCCTTTGATAATGGTGATTCTGCGGATTTTTCTTCGTTGAAACGTTCTTGGTTATCGGATTCCTTTGAATCTGATTTATCTACTAAGGAGAATCAGACTCCTTCGTTCAATAATTCATCGGTTAATCTGTCATCGTCTTCGATACCCTTCAAGCCACTTCACCCCAATGGGGCTCTGGAGAATTCAAGAATCAAGACTAAGAAGGCGATTTCGAAGAGTGGGAAGGATAATGATTTACGCGATGAGAAGAAGATTGATGAGGagattgaagaaattgaaagggAGATTAGTAGATTGAATTCGAAATTAGAGGCATTGAGAATTGAAAAGGCAGAAAAAAGTTTCAAGATTGTTGAGAAGAAGGGGAGGGTTGTGGCAGCGAAGTTTATGGAGCCAAAAATGAGTGTTGTTAAGATTGCGGAGAGTTCATCAATGAGCGCGAAAACGAAGGTGCAGAGTAGAAGGGGTGTTAGTTTAGGACCATCTGAGATTTTCGTTGGAACGCGACGAGGGTTGAGTATGGGGCCATCAGAGATTTTTGCAGGGACAAAGGGAGGGAAATTGGGGAAACAAGAGATGATTACGCCTATTCAGCCAATACAAAATAGGCGAAAGTCTTGTTTTTGGAAGCTTcaagagattgaagaagaaaggggGAAAAGTTCTTCAAGCCTTAGTCCGAAATCAAGAAAAGCTGCAGCAAAAACTATAGCTTCATCAAGGCAGGCAGTAACTACAATTGCATCaaagaagaatttgaagaagGATGATGCATTTCTAAATTCAGTTCAACCAAAGAAACTATTCAAAGATGGCGAAAAGTCTGTTCCTGCTAGTAAGAAGCCTCAGAGGCCGGGGAGGGTTGTGGCTAGTCGGTACAATCAGAGTACAAATCAGTCATCAGTAGTGAGAAAGAGGTCTTTACCGGAGAATGACAAGGATGAGATTAAGAGAAATGAAAAGAAACGGTCTTTATCTGTAGGGAAAGCGCGTGTATCTCAAACAGAAAACAAGAATTTAGGTACTGAAAGCAGGGTGAAAAAGAGATGGGAAATTCCTAGTGAGATAGTAGTTCTTGCAAGTACAGAGAGCGAGAAATCTCCACTGAGCATTACTGTGAAGCCTGATTTGCTCCCTAGAATTAGGATTGCTCGGTGCACCGCTAATGAGACTCCGAGGGATTCTGGACCTGCCAAAAGAGTGATGGATTTGATAGGCAAGAAATCCTTTTTTAGCAATGATGAAGATAAGGAACCATCAGTCTGTCAAGTTCTCAGTTTTGCCGAGGACGATGTTGAAGAGGAATAA
- the LOC107878317 gene encoding pentatricopeptide repeat-containing protein At1g11900: MVAACLSGRAKLTTLTFLCCSCFNRFNYTVSVGLHLHSSAKGFRTFNTLHFCGNFFLHNCIKSIPVGVLLNWPTFFPGIFGCCQSFSTQASHTEIVNEVLAEVLSVMAISQSSGEELCATYIDKFCNDRNLSGAIRLVRTLHDKNIPLHPSSQNRLLKTVGEENDIGLLCEIFKDLLVSYKILNSSTYLIFAQAFIKENDVSCLLRFVREIPELIFPSTMVMNRIIFAFAECGQVDKALLIFDQMKNLKSKPDVITYNTILRILGKCGRIDEMLNEFVAMKEGGLIPDIVSYNTLITGLRKVGRLQSCLVFFREMCEREIEPDLRTYSALIDSFGKSGNIEESLRLFNEMKHRGICPSIHVYRSLISTLKKMGKLELAIAFSNEMKESISNHRGPNYNQQKNR; this comes from the exons ATGGTGGCAGCATGTTTGAGTGGCAGAGCAAAGCTTACCACTTTGACTTTTCTGTGCTGTTCTTGTTTTAATCGATTTAACTACACTGTATCTGTTGGTTTACACTTACACTCTTCTGCTAAAGGATTTCGGACATTCAACACATTGCATTTCTGTGGAAATTTCTTCCTTCAC AATTGTATTAAATCCATCCCAGTTGGAGTCCTCCTCAATTGGCCAACTTTTTTCCCTGGTATTTTTGGCTGCTGCCAATCATTCTCAACCCAGGCATCCCACACAGAAATTGTGAATGAAGTGTTGGCAGAAGTTCTCTCGGTTATGGCCATTTCTCAAAGTTCAGGAGAGGAACTCTGTGCTACATATATTGATAAGTTTTGCAATGACAGAAATCTATCAGGAGCCATTAGGCTAGTACGGACTTTGCATGATAAAAATATCCCCCTTCACCCGAGTTCACAGAATCGCCTTCTGAAAACTGTgggcgaggaaaatgatattGGCCTTCTATGTGAGATTTTCAAGGATCTGTTAGTATCTTACAAAATTCTGAATTCATCTACATATCTTATCTTTGCTCAAGCATTTATCAAGGAAAATGATGTTTCCTGCTTACTAAGATTTGTCAGGGAAATTCCGGAATTGATCTTTCCTAGTACGATGGTTATGAATAGGATCATCTTTGCCTTTGCTGAATGTGGACAGGTTGATAAGGCCTTGCTGATTTTTGATCAGATGAAGAATTTGAAATCCAAGCCTGATGTGATCACGTATAACACCATTTTGCGGATCTTAGGCAAGTGTGGTAGAATAGATGAAATGCTTAATGAGTTTGTGGCAATGAAAGAGGGTGGTCTAATTCCTGATATTGTTTCTTATAATACCTTAATTACTGGATTGCGAAAGGTTGGCAGGCTTCAGTCATGCTTAGTATTTTTCAGAGAGATGTGTGAGAGAGAAATTGAACCAGATTTGCGGACTTATAGTGCTTTGATCGACAGCTTTGGAAAATCTGGTAACATTGAGGAATCGCTTAGACTTTTTAATGAGATGAAGCACAGAGGTATCTGCCCATCGATTCATGTTTACAGGTCACTGATCAGTACTTTAAAGAAGATGGGGAAGTTGGAGTTGGCTATTGCCTTTTCAAATGAGATGAAGGAATCGATCTCAAATCATCGTGGGCCAAACTATAATCAACAGAAAAACAGATAG